A window from Neodiprion fabricii isolate iyNeoFabr1 chromosome 2, iyNeoFabr1.1, whole genome shotgun sequence encodes these proteins:
- the LOC124175483 gene encoding aminopeptidase N-like produces the protein MMKYLTLIFAVITTSVTLAYDPSPKDNQKTHKVKVGANEDYRLPNNTVPINYSVWLVPYTEENYFEGKVVIEVTVVAETSTIVLHANQLEISSVAVTSDLSVPAISTTAYDQDLQFYTFTFATALTLGNYSLDIEYTGQLRNDSVGFYKSYYNTSSGEIKWYVSSFFAPIYARQAFPCFDEPAFKAHFTISIAHWPDQVAISNALDEYVSEPNSTIGNRVWTKFYTTPLMSTYLVAFMVSDFEYVANTGGSFRIWSRPEAVGTASYSLAGELLLDNLSTFIGINYNESFPKMDQVALPTSATTAMENWGLITYKERWLLWQDGVSTTRDKQNIETVGAHEFAHQWFGNLVTPEWWSYVWLSEGFATFFEYYTAAQVNPSWRLMEQFTVDIYHAAMLADSSDDSRPINEDVYSPDEVKSVFDVISYYKGGSIIRMLLNFLGEPVFQKGLQTYQANNSYGTGTPEKLWDALKEANDNLDDSILTGHVDIKTVMDTWTNQKGYPLITVTRNYTTETQTISQERFLLKGRGSSNDTTEYRWWIPLNVAWQSSPSFNNTRATAWIRAQDESVFMSSGQTSDWVICNLQQTGFYRVNYDEQNWNLISEYLLTSNFTNISPINRAQLIDDAFNLARAGYLSYNIALSLTRYLRQETDHVPWTAAFNAIAHLDRMLARSTVYANFQSYIFSRVSPIHNSLGYTVQDGDEHVTSFLRANSHSWACRMGCPGCNSQSQQLVQDFYNSGGSTSIAVDLRAWAYCEGLRIADANVWNFMWERYLETNVAGEQALILSGLGCSLDENILLRYLTFSITENSGLRSHDRLAAFTSVYSNSPSNVDVALQFLFHNIANISLHYGGLNVVGNLLQNLATHLVSESQLVNLETLISEYGEELGEAASSAQRAIEITKENINWLDTYEGDITQWLDNELNSAGNLPTAFGPIILCFIYGILNLAG, from the exons ATG ATGAAGTATCTGACGCTAATTTTTGCTGTCATTACAACTTCCGTAACCTTGGCTTATGACCCCTCGCCAAAAGATAACCAAAAAACACACAAGGTTAAAGTTGGGGCCAATGAGGACTACAGGCTTCCGAACAACACTGTTCCCATTAATTACAGCGTGTGGTTAGTTCCTTATacggaagaaaattattttgaaggCAAGGTGGTAATCGAAGTGACAGTCGTCGCTGAAACTTCCACTATCGTTCTCCACGCCAACCAGCTTGAAATTAGCAGCGTGGCAGTAACGTCTGATCTTAGTGTCCCTGCAATCAGTACTACAGCTTATGATCAAGATCTGCAGTTTTATACGTTTACTTTCGCGACGGCTCTTACCCTAGGTAATTACTCACTGGATATAGAGTACACTGGCCAGCTAAGGAATGATTCAGTTGGCTTCTACAAAAGTTATTACAACACCAGCTCCGGAGAGATAAA GTGGTATGTgagttcattttttgcgcctATTTATGCTCGACAAGCGTTCCCATGCTTTGACGAGCCAGCCTTCAAAGCCCATTTCACCATCAGCATTGCCCACTGGCCTGATCAGGTAGCCATCTCTAATGCACTGGATGAATACGTCTCTGAGCCCAA CTCGACGATCGGAAATCGAGTATGGACCAAGTTCTACACAACGCCTCTTATGTCTACCTATCTCGTCGCGTTCATGGTTTCCGACTTTGAATATGTTGCCAACACGGGTGGATCCTTCAGGATCTGGTCTCGCCCAGAAGCTGTGGGCACTGCAAGCTACTCGCTAGCTGGCGAATTGCTTTTGGACAATCTGAGTACATTCATTGGAATAAACTACAACGAATCGTTTCCAAAAATGGACCAGGTTGCACTACCTACCAGCGCTACAACCGCTATGGAAAATTGGGGTCTTATCACATACaa GGAACGTTGGCTATTATGGCAGGACGGTGTATCCACCACGCGTGACAAACAGAACATCGAAACCGTTGGGGCCCATGAGTTTGCTCATCAATGGTTCGGTAATCTAGTTACACCGGAATGGTGGAGTTACGTTTGGTTGAGTGAAGGATTTGCCACGTTTTTCGAGTACTACACAGCCGCCCAAGTTAACCCCAGCTGGAGATTGATGGAACAATTCACCGTGGATATATACCATGCCGCCATGCTTGCTGATAGCTCGGACGATAGTCGTCCAATCAATGAAGACGTCTATAGTCCAGATGAAGTCAAATCAGTGTTTGATGTAATCAGTTATTACAAAG GTGGTTCCATAATTCGAATGTTATTAAACTTTTTGGGAGAGCCTGTATTCCAAAAAGGCTTACAAACCTACCAAGCAAATAA TTCGTATGGTACTGGTACTCCGGAAAAACTGTGGGATGCTTTGAAGGAAGCCAATGATAACTTGGATGACAGCATTCTTACTGGACACGTTGATATTAAGACGGTTATGGATACCTGGACAAATCAGAAAGGCTATCCTCTGATCACCGTCACCAGAAACTATACTACCGAAACTCAAACAATTTCCCAG gAACGTTTCCTGCTCAAGGGGCGTGGTTCTTCAAACGACACAACAGAATACAGGTGGTGGATACCCCTCAACGTCGCTTGGCAGTCGTCCCCGAGCTTCAATAACACGAGGGCTACCGCGTGGATTCGAGCACAAGATGAAAGTGTTTTCATGAGTAGCGGTCAGACTAGCGATTGGGTCATTTGTAATTTACAGCAAACAG GTTTTTACCGAGTCAACTACGATGAACAAAACTGGAACCTGATTAGCGAGTACCttctaacttcaaatttcacgAATATATCCCCGATAAACCGCGCGCAACTTATTGATGATGCATTCAATCTCGCACGTGCCGGATATCTCAGCTACAATATCGCGCTATCGCTCACTCGTTACCTGAGACAAGAAACAGACCATGTTCCTTGGACTGCAGCATTTAACGCGATCGCGCACCTTGACAGAATGCTAGCTCGCTCTACTGTCTACGCGAATTTCCAG AGTTATATATTCTCTCGAGTATCTCCTATCCATAATAGTCTCGGGTACACGGTTCAGGATGGCGATGAACATGTAACAAGTTTTCTCAGGGCAAATTCGCACTCCTGGGCTTGTCGGATGGGCTGTCCTGGTTGCAATAGCCAGTCTCAACAACTTGTACAAGACTTTTATAATAGCGGAGGGAGTACCTC CATTGCAGTTGACCTCAGAGCGTGGGCGTATTGTGAAGGGCTGCGGATTGCTGATGCCAATGTCTGGAACTTCATGTGGGAGAGGTATCTAGAGACGAATGTAGCTGGAGAGCAGGCCTTAATTCTTTCGGGTTTGGGCTGCAGCCTGGATGAGAATATTTTGCTCAG ATACCTGACATTCTCCATTACTGAAAACTCTGGCCTCCGTTCTCATGATAGACTTGCTGCTTTTACTTCAGTTTACTCGAACAGCCCATCCAATGTAGACGTTGcacttcaatttttgtttcacaacATTGCGAACATATCTCTTCA CTACGGAGGATTGAACGTTGTCGGAAATTTGCTGCAAAATCTTGCCACTCATTTAGTGTCAGAGAGTCAGTTGGTCAAT CTCGAGACTCTTATTTCTGAGTACGGCGAAGAGCTAGGAGAGGCCGCATCCTCGGCCCAACGTGCAATAGAAATcacgaaagaaaatataaactgGCTTGACACCTATGAAGGTGATATAACCCAGTGGCTCGACAACGAATTAAATTCTGCCGGAAATTTACCAACTGCCTTTGGCCCGATAATTCTGTGTTTTATATATGGGATTCTCAACCTTGCAGGTTGA